The genomic window AAGTGATGACAAACGCGGCCCCCTGGCCTTCCTTGCTGGAGACATCCAGCCACCCGCCGTGTCCGGCGATGATGTTGTAGGAAATGCTGAGTCCTAAGCCCGTGCCGTGGTCCTTGGTGGTGAAAAACGGGTTAAATATCTCAGATTGAATGTCATCGGGGATGCCCGGACCGTCATCCATGATCCGGATGATGGCCACCTTTTCCAGGGGATGGACAAACCGTTCCTCTTCGCTGATGATGATCCAGCCGTCATGTTTGATGGCTTCGCACGCATTGATGATAATGTTGACAATCACTTCCTTGAGCTGTTCCGGATCGATGCGGGTCGAAGAAAGCGGAACACTGCGGACCAGTTTGATCGATACCCGATAGGATTGGAGCCGCTGCTCCAGAAGGTTCAGGGCACTGTCAACAATCAGTGACGGGCTCATGTCCCGGGTTTTGAGACGGGGGGGTCTGGAGAATTCCAGAAAATTGTCCACGATTTTGTTGATCTGCTGAATTTCGCCTGAAATCACATTGAAATCCTCCTGCTGGGCATCGGTGAATTCGCAGGACCGGTTCAGGGAAAACAACCGCATCTTGACGGATGTCAGGGGATTCCGGATGCTGTGGGCCGTGCCGGCGGCCAGTTTTCCCAAAAGTGCCATTTTTTCCGACTGCAACAGGGTTTCCTGACTTTTTTTCAGATCCTGGTGCACCTGTTCCGTGTTTTTGATCAGCCCGTGAACGCTCAGTTCCAGGGCTGCCACCTCATTGGCCGGCCTTGGAAAATCCCCTTGATTATAGGCTTCTTCCGCAATTTTCCGGATGGGACCCAGAA from Desulfotignum phosphitoxidans DSM 13687 includes these protein-coding regions:
- a CDS encoding ATP-binding protein, translated to MLLLSLKNRIYMVNAILVSITVIGGLLMIWYTYKTEKIFQTIIDKNIVVYQSAESLATALVKHKGFVSYYLLDKNPAWIDRLHQIRDTFTNHMDSVKSLVEEDWEKEAIAQIESKYVDYITTKDRVIDLYISGEFQKGYAIHETTRENFAQILDLCEQFKTFHKNKISAAIETSREESNRLRYMALMAIIIVIILSLLINYIFARHILGPIRKIAEEAYNQGDFPRPANEVAALELSVHGLIKNTEQVHQDLKKSQETLLQSEKMALLGKLAAGTAHSIRNPLTSVKMRLFSLNRSCEFTDAQQEDFNVISGEIQQINKIVDNFLEFSRPPRLKTRDMSPSLIVDSALNLLEQRLQSYRVSIKLVRSVPLSSTRIDPEQLKEVIVNIIINACEAIKHDGWIIISEEERFVHPLEKVAIIRIMDDGPGIPDDIQSEIFNPFFTTKDHGTGLGLSISYNIIAGHGGWLDVSSKEGQGAAFVITLPIRDA